The nucleotide window TCTGAGGGTTATTGGTCGAAACAGGGGTGGAATTTCTCATGGAGATAAAATCAGCTGCCCATTTAAAAACCCAGCTCTACCCTGAATGCTTTAAATGGGGACCTGTTTCTGGTGGGCATTATACAAAGGCTTGGAGGCAGGGAATGAAATAATGTTAAGTTCAGGGAAATAACTGCTAGTCCAGTTTGGCAGGAAATGTAGAGTTCATCAAGGGAATTGTTGTGAAATCGAGCTGGAAAGGTAGATTAGGGCCAGATTGTGGAAGACCTTGACGCAACTCATCTTTCCATGCCCCAGGTAGAAACATCAAAAGGCACTTACTACTCCACTGAGCTGGGGACAGCCAGCAAGTTGGAGGCAGCACCCGGATGAGAACCTCAGCCTCTTAACTTCCAACCAACAGGCATTGTTAGgtaaaagaacactggacttgaattaggagtcctgggttcgaattttaACTTCCAACACTTCCCTGAGCCCCACTTTCATCCTCCTTAAAATGGGGCTAAAACTTGTCCTCTTTGTGTCATAtgattattttgagaaaaacatttttctttgccaaaaagagctataaaaatgttagcagTTAGGATCTTTTGTGGCTCCTCATCAGCATTCAACATCATATGGTAATAAAGGTTGGTTCTAAGAGACCCATCATTTAGATGTAATCTGGGTGTGTGCTCCTCCCTCCAGATAAGCCATCCAACCCTGGGAATGTCCAGAAATCATAACCATAATTAGCAGAGGTTTTACAGTAAGCCCAAGTGATGCTATCACTCCAGATAGGTGGTGGTCAACAAAGGCTGAGGAAATGTGAATTCTTGGCCACGGGCCCTCCGCTCCGGCGTCACCCACCTTGTTTGTTGCATGCGAAGCTGTGGCTCAGGACTGCTTTGGGCTTGGGACTTTCTGGCCGGATGTGTACAGTAGGAATGAGAGCCGTCACCATCCTGCCTGCCTGATCTTAGATAAGTCCTCTTTCAAGCCTCTGTTTTTTCTGTCCATAAATTGGAAGTGATCATCCAGTTTTCAAAAGGATGTCTTGAACAGGAACGAGTGAAATGCCCATAAATGTTTGAAGCCCCTGAAAGAGCCAGTAGAGAAGAGGTAGGGACAAGAGCACTGGACTGGaaggcagaggacctgggttgGAATGCAAAATGGGCTTTTTATCTTTGCAGTAAGTGATTAGCGGGGCAGATAGGTGGGACAGTgactagagcactgggcttgaagttaagaagacccatcttcctgggagaagctgggtggttcagtggattgagagccaagcctagagaccagaggtcctgggttcaaatttggcctcagatacttcctagctatgatcctgagcaagtcacttgacccccattgcctacccttaccactcttctgccttagaatcaacattgattctaagtcctcccaatattgagtctaagacagaaggtaagggtttaaaagaaggaggagaaggagaagactcatcttcctgagttcaaatctggccccagacacttcctagctgtgtgacctcctgggcaagtcacttaaccctcattgcttaacccttgcctttctgtcttagagttgttacgaagtcagaaagtaagggtttttcaaATAATTACTATTCATCAAGAGCAGCAAGgcagcatagtgaatagagtgctgggcttggactcaggaaaagactcatcttcctgagtttgtctgacctcagatacttcctagccttgtgaccctggacaagtcacttaaccctcattgcttaacccttgcctttctgtcttagagttgttacgaAGAtagaaagggtaaaaaaaaaaaaaaaagtgataggcAAAACACctgacctctctggacctcagttttctcatctgaaaaatgagggcatTAATTTAAAAGAGCTCTGAGGTACCTTTCAGATCTTACCTTTATGGCCAGATGGTCCTAGTATTATTATCTGAACACTACCATATTGGTAATTATCATTTTAACTATAATGCTGTGTATTCCTGAGAGGCAGCATAGCATGTTCATagactttaaaaacattttacttaatccctatcttcttagaatcaatattgagtccaaagcagaagagtgttaagaactagacaactggagttgaagtgactttgctagggtcacacaggctaaaatgtgtctgaagccagatttgaacccaagttctcccaattccaggcttagtactctatccactgtgccacctgttCATAGAGGCTTGAAGACCTGGATTCTAtggctaagtgctgaggatacaaaaagaaaaagatggttcCTGCCCCGAAGGAGCTTAAATCCTGATGAGGGAGAAAGATCTATAAACAGGCATATATAGAAGCAGCATTCAGAGTAGATGGCTCGATAAGTGCTGGCTGTGTGGCCTTGTGAGAggacttaatctctctgtgccccACTGGACCTTTAAAGCAGCTTCTCACCAGGAGCTGCCTTTGCCAGTGAGATCACAGACCCAACTTGGTAGACTTCCTCAAAAACTACTTGATCTCACGTTTccatgatgtctttttttttaactcttccccctccatcttagaatcactactgtgtattggctccagggcagaagagtggtaagggtaggcagtgggggttaagtgactggcccagggtcacacagctgggaagtgtctgagaccatatttgaacccaggaccttctgtctctaggtctggctctccatccactgagcttccccCTCCATAATGTCTTGTATACAAAGTAGATTCAAGTCAAAACAGTTGACTGTCCCATGAAACTTTTCCACGTCACACTGTATTCTGGTACTGCCTTTGCCACCCATTCGGATGCCTAGGATGGTCCTCAATGGCGGTGTCTTCCCTACCTATGAGTATGATGGTAAACAGAACATCCTTGCAGGATGAGCAAATATAGAGGTTGAGACCTCTGAAGCCTTCTTCCCTTGCCCCCTGGCAGAGCATGGATGGGTTTGACCTCAACCCACCACTTTTAGTGCTCCTTCTGCCATGAAGCAGGCATTGTTGGCCACCCACTTACCCCACCTTCTTTCCAACTCCCTTTAtctcttcactctttttttttttattattatttttttaaacccttaacttctgtgtattggctcctaggtggaagagcggtaagggtaggcaatgggggtcaagtgacttgcccagggtcacacagctgggaagtgtctgaggccagatttgaacctaggacctcctgtctctaggcctggctctcaatccactgagctacccagctgcccccttatctcTTCACTCTTAACAGTGTTACTCAGCAAGTTCCCCTCCGGTGGTGTTCCTGCCACAGTGGGGGCCACACAAGCCTTTCCATTCTAAACATACCTGAATCCAGATAAAATAATAACGACATTTTTCAAACTAGAAGGAGGcagaagagatcatctagtccaatcctctcgtTTGACAAACTAGCCATGAAACCATAAGCAAATCATTCTGCTTTTCTGAGCctttggggggtgaggggggcgTATCTCTAAAGTAGGGCCAATGCTTCACCAGGCATAGAGTTCTCCAGAAATAGGAGATTGTACTATTAGAATACATtgatcagggcagctaggtagcacagtggatagagcgctgggcctgggttcaaatgtagcctcaggtacttcccagctttatgaccctgggcaagtcacttaactccagtcaTCTAACTCTTattgctctcctgccttagaatttatatttagtatcaagtttaagacaaaagataagagttaaaatatatatatttacatttatatatatgatcATCCCAAATGATATCTCGGTCCTTACATTCCATAAGACAATGCTCTactccatttttttaatttgagcaAGAGCACATTTGTCCTCACCTCTGTGCCCTAGCCTCTCTAAAGGGGACAGTATTCTACCAAGAAAATGggtattttcatttataaaactCTCCTCTTTCATGTCcttcagcattttaaaaattcatctgcaaaaaaaaaagcattaataataGTCATAGTGCTTTAACGTGCTttgatattacatgtataactcagatcaaattgcttcccagcttcaggaaaggggagggaaggagggagacaatttggatcacagaacttcagaaaacttacgtggaaaattgttattgcacgtaattagtaaaaacaaaatacatcttttaaaaaaaataaaataagaaactttaaagcactttatgaTATTGTCTCCGTTTTACAGATAttgtctcacttgatcttcacaacaactctgtgaagtaggtgctgttattgtccctgttttacagatgaggccaacaaaggttaagtgacttgtccctggTCATCAGCCAGTGTCTGTCTGTTTGACTCCAGGTGTAGCCCCATAACCACTAGCTACGTTGAACCTAACCATGATCCTGTACAAGTTTGACTTTTTATAAAGAACATGCAAAATACAGTCCTTATTTTCTAGGAATCTCCAGTCTTAAGAAGCTGGCATCTCATGGTTGTGTGAGACTTCTATCACTCAAGTCCAGTTAGATCATAATACTCTCAAAGAGCATCTTCTATGAAATTCAGTTCACTAACTGCTTCCCtgaattgttaaatattttcttggcaaattcgTAGACATGTATTCTCCATTAACTGTGTCATCCCAACAAGAAAAATGGTTGCTGGCATTCTCTGTTTCACAAGCAACAGAAAAAGTCTACTGATTTGGCCAGGGTAATCCAGCATGGTTATGtctttcctctgcctctcaatccagtgttctttctccttGGCTATGCCTTTTTCTTGGACCTAGTGTACAAAATCAACTAAGCCAGGAgatgttggtttttttaaagatcatttgtAGAACTTCTGTAAGAATTGATTGTAAAACTGGtgtgttttttcttctctcctttctgcccTCTCCTCTAGGTGTTTATATCTTGATTGGGGCTGGTGCCCTTATGATGCTGGTGGGTTTCCTGGGCTGCTGTGGGGCCGTGCAGGAGTCCCAATGCATGTTGGGCTTGGTGAGTGTCCCTTTTGAAACTGTCCCATCACTCCCCTCTGATGCTCTTAATCCCATCCATTCAGAGATGGCACAGAATACCTCTTTGTCTTGGAAAGGATCGTCCAAGGACACAAACCATCCCAATATCTCTCTCCCTTAGGGTAGCCTTCCCTATCTATTAGTAAGAGAAGGGGGGGGGCGCTAGTAGTGGGTGGTCAGCCTAGTTATATCCTAGTTCTCTTGGTAGTGActggttttctcttctttcctcctggaTTCTATCTCATGGCCACCCCTAGGCAACTAAAGGCCAGaactttgcttttcctttttttgaagaccacgtttgctttttttccctgaaTCCACAGGTATCTTTGCTCTTTCTCACTTGAAAATAACTCTCATTCCCTTAACTCTTCCCAGCATCTATCACCTCTTCTCCATTTTCCCAAGAATCTTTGTGAATAAAATGTGACCATATTGTTAACCGCAAATCAATGCTTTTATAATTTATCAACCTAGGGATTGTTTTGGTCTCCCTTTCCCTTTGGAAGGActtcctattttctctcttctaagtctttggcttttttcccccctgacTTTTAATCCTACTGCTACAATAatactttccctttcctctttggcATGTGACTAGTGTCCCCAGAAGCCCATTCCCCAGGATTTCCATTCTCCTTTGTTTCAGGACACAATAAGAAATCTATCAAGAATATGCTGAAAATTGTACAGAATACATCCTGAATGATCTAACTACTTTTATGGGGGTATGAGGATGTGGAGGGGTTTTTTCCTAACTCCTGcccattttgttttttcagttctttgccttCCTCTTGGTGATTTTTGCCATCGAAATAGCTGCTGCCATCTGGGGTTATTCCCACAAAGAAGAGGTAGGTTTCACCTGGAAGGACTCTTTTCCGTTTCTTAGAATAGTCTGGTCATGAGACATTGGTTTTAGCTGTCCTCTTTGCTGGTTTTTGGCAAAATCTTATTTTATCATGAagtaacatacacacacatacttatgTATATTCATGTTAGGGACCAGCAGTAATTCATCTCTGTTCCTTCAGTTGAAAATATTGAGGAAGTCTTCAGTGGAAACTAAAGTGTCTTAATTGGCAACAGGTTAATCATCAGATCCAGTGaccttttcttagtcctcatccCCTTTGGCTCTCCCAACACTTAGATATACATTGTAAACTATCCTTTCCTCCTAAATGTTCTCCCCCAGACCTCCACCAAAAAAGAGTGCTCAAGAAGACATGGCCTCCTAAGAAAAGCAAAGAGGAGATATTTAGTATCTTTATTAGGtccatatattattatatagagtGCCTACTCAGCCAATAAGTATTGTAGAGGCTGTAAAGCTGTGGGAAACAAGGTTCCTCCTCTAGAAGAGaagataaaacaaatacaaataattgGAATACAAAGCCCAACATGCTCAAGTGTTACAAGAAGGGCAAAAAGTAAGCTAGGAGTTCAGAGGTAAGAGAAACCTCACTCAACTAAGGGCATCCAAGGTTTCGTGGAAGAAGGGAACTTTCAAGCTAAACTTTCTGGAGGCACAGATAGATACGGTAGGAAATTTCAAGCCAGGAAATGTCATGAACCAAGACAAAGCTAAGAAATGGAGAGTCTTTGAATTTGACTGCATTGTAAAGGTGTAATGTGAGAGAATGTCACACAGTGATAAAAGGATGACTGAATGCTCAAAGCCAGAAAGCTGGAAAGGGTTTTCTATCTCACCCTTCCTTTTTAGTTTGGAAATTAAGCTACGAAAGCTTACTGTTACAGTAAGACTTTTGGGGCACCCACCCTGGGTGCACAGTATATCTGTTTACATGTGGCTAtatatatgtggagaaatgcttaTATAGATACATGCATGGAGATGTGTGCATATATCTAGATCTATGCTATTTATTTAGTAccaattctcagacagaaggtaagggttctatttttttttttttttaaaaaggagtttgAGAAGAATCCTTTAGTATTTTGAAAACCCTGGGAGAAGAAATGATTAAAAGGAAGTAGTTACCAGTGTCAAATACTGCAAAGAGGTGAAAGGGGGATGGGAATTAAGTAAAAGTCAGTGGATTTGACAATAAAAGGGTCACTGATGAccttgaagaaaacaattcagtTAAGTAGGAGATATTGATGCCATATCATTACTTGAGAAGTGAGTTAGAGTAGAGAAAGGAAGGCCCTGAGTGCGAATATCTTTTCCTAAGAATCTGCCtatgaaacagagaaaaaaggtATCAAATGACAGCTTGAGGGGATGAGTCAGGATAAAGTGAAGGTTTTTGAAGGGTAGTAGATATGTGGCAATTAGAATCTTCAtagcaaggaaagaaggaatagatAAGTTTAAAattagggagagaaaagggatgaTTGAAGAGGTGAGTTCTTAGAGGCAAAGGGAAGGTTCAGAATCAAAGGTATGAGCAGAAGATAGCTGCCTACCTTAGCAGTCCCCCTACTGTTGAGATGATGGGCagtaaatggaaaggaaaagatagGTGAGAcggttttggttttttggttttgtttagttttgaGTTTTTCGAATATAGTGGACATATTTGGAGGTAGAAGGGAGCCAGTCAAGGGGAGGAGATTGAAAATGGGAGAGAAGGGATAATGTAAATTCCTAGAGggtaaaggagaaggaggagactAAGGAACATGAGGGCTCACCTCACATGGCCTTTGTTTTCTCCAAAAATAAGTAATGAGCTCATCTactgaaagaaggaaaggaggctACTTAAATAGACATGATTTTCAACAGTTGCTACAAGGAATGAGTAAAagaatttgtaaaataagagtcATTGTTCTTCTTTGGGTCCATCTGCAGGTGATTCATGAGGTCCAGGCATTTTATAAGGAAACTTACAGGAAGATGAAGGACCAAGAAAGTCCCTACAAGGACACCCTCAAAGCCATCCACCAGGCGGTGAGTCTTCCATGCCTAGTGGCTCTTACTTCTTCAGAGGGGCTGGGATATGGACAGGCATGCAGGTCCATGGCATACCAACTCCAATAATAGTTGAACGAAACTTTGCttttctgccctttttttttttacatgcccTGCACTTATCTCATTACAGCTAGATTGTTGTGGTTTGACTGGGGCTCCAGACCAGTTCCTCTCGGGCACCTGTCCCAGCAAGGATGCTCTCTCAATGCTTACTGTGAAggtaaaaacaataatttcttctctcctccctcttcccccacccccagctatATGAGTATATATACCATTTAATCTCCAAGTATCTTCTAAGTAAATACCTCTTGGggtacctaggtggctcagtggatagagaaccagacctgaagacaggaggtcctgggtttaaatctggcctcagacatttcctagctgtgtggccctgggcaagtcacttaacccccattgtctagcccttatcactcttctgccttggaaccaatacttagtattggtaaaagtgtaaacatacatacatatataaatacctTCATCCCTCTGCGGTAGCTGGTACCTTTGTCTTCCCCATCCTCTCCTCTATGATACCCTTCTGTCTCTATTTTGCCCACAGTAGCAAAATAGGAGGTGGCTGGGGAGAGCACCCAGATGTTCCTAGCAATCCCTGTGATGCCCACAGCATCTGGTACAGGGGTATAACTTTCATACCTTAGAGCTCCCTCCTCTGACTCACAGTACAAACATTTTCAACGTGGCGTAGTTAAAAGAACACTGAATGTAGCGACTTGGGTTAAACTCCTTTTTCCAACGCTTAATCTTTGAGTTAGTGAACAAATAATTTGACTTAAGACTCAAGTTTTTTcctatgtaaaatggaaaaatatacaaCTAACATTCCAAGAGTCAAGAATTTCTTATgatactaaaatataaaaatactttataaatatgaaatattaatgtAATTTTGGAAATACCTAACCTGAACCAGACCCTAAGATAGCATATTAAAAACTTGTTCCTctgggtgcagctaggtggctcagtgaattgagaaccagacctacagaagggagatcctggattcaaatgttgcCCAGACACATCCAAGCTatgtttgggcaagtcactttaactccaattgcctagcccttattgcttctctggaacagatacttagtattgattctaaaacagaaggtaaaggcttaaaaaaaatgtattcctcTCTACATCTCCCAGCCAGTGTTTTGTGGCCCTTCCacattttttctacattttatttcttgGCCTCCAGCTAAGATTTCTTCTCTTGAATGCTTATTCTCTGCCTTTTCCCCATTTGTTGTCCTTCTTATCAATCTATCCCAGAGTGTGCTGTTTGCAAGAAGATGACTAGTCTCTAATATGGGTAAAGCTAGGTCAAAGCATGTGACACAAACTTGTGTTCTCTCCCTAAAGTCTTGCCCACAAGCTATTGAGGAAATCTTCAACAGTAAATTCCACATCATTGGAGCCGTCGGCATAGGGATTGCTGTTGTGATGGTGAGTACGGGCAAGGGATAAAGGGGTCGCTCGCTTATGGTGTAATGCTAGGCAAGCTTAGAAAGGAAGTTATGGAAATCAGACCTCAGTCCTCTCCAGAATAGACATTGGCAGGGACAAAGAATATAGCTAAATGGGGTCATTAAACCGGGATGTGGATGAACAGTGAGGCATTTGTTAAGTGGTGGGTAGGCGAGTACCACCTGGGAAAGGTGATCAGAGAGGACTAGTTGAAAGAGCCCCACGTCCAGATTATACAAGGCAGGGGGGACTCCTGTAGGCCCATGCTGTGTATGAAGCACCCCACCAGTTATTTTGGCAGTGATTCTCCACCCCAACTCCACAAAGATGGACTGCTCAGTTTTCCAAGGGCAGATGTCAAGTTAGGGATTATTTGGGCCCTTTGCTTACTTATACACAGTCCTAAGATCCATTTTGCCATTGTTGCAAACTCTTCCCTTTCCAACTTTTTAACAAATCAGTGCTGATCACTATGAGCCAAATTTACTTAACTGACTTTTACCTCTTAATTCCGTGGTCCAGCATCTGCTACAAGCAGTATGAGAGCTTCTAGAAGGCATTCAGAGATTACCAAGTGTAgtgtatactttaaaaaaaaataaataaaactccaGAAAGTAGccaatgagaaaagaagaaaagaatgctgAACTAGCAAATAATTCACTTTAGAGCGAGTCAACACAGCTTGTGATTGATTCCAAACTCCCTAGGCAGCGGCCAAAGAAGAGGTGCACTAATATGATTAAGCCATGTAGGACCCTGATATTGATCATTCTTTTATCTATAATGGAATTGGGCATAACTAGTAGAGTTCtcaacccaaaaaaaaaaaatgataaggcCATAAAAGACCTTGACCCTCCTTAAATAGGTTTCCCTATAGTCAAGGCAAAGAGCTCTGGTTGGGACAAATCTCCCACTTGAATCCCAAAGCAAAGACCAACTAATAGTCCTACTTCCTCTAGACCCATCCCTGCCACCACCCAAGAGAGTTCTCATCACACAGAGGAAGACACCTTAAGATGCTTATTCTAGTTCTACCTCAACCATTTGTTCCCTCTTTAGTTTTGGACAATTCTAGCACAGGGCTTAAAAAGCAGTGCCAGAATTCAAGCCCAGACCCCTTGACTGCTAAAGTTCTTTCTACTCAACTGTGTGCTATTCTGTTCTAAGAAATGAGGGCTCatattgatcctcccttctcttgaCTATGACTTTCGTACACTGGAGATCTCCAAGCGATGAACGTTCTATAGCTTTCAGAGATAGTAGATTTCAGTTTCCTGAAAGTTTTAGCAATATTCAGGAAATTCTGTGATACCTAACTGTAGTAAAGTCTTAGCTTCCCATAGAAAATGTCATCCTTGGGTTtctaaaaactggaaagacctccaggaactgatgcagagcaaaatgagcagaaaccaggagaacattgtgcatggaaactgaaatactgtggtacaatcaaatataacagatttttctactggtagcaatgcaatgatccaggacaatcctgagggacttgggagaaagaacactatctgcattcagagaaagaactgtgggagtagaaacttaGAAGAAAGCATGATTGATTACATGTTTCGATGGGTATCTCAGGGGTTCTGGCTTTAGAAGAacattctattacaaatatgaataatatggaaataggttttgaacaatgatacatgtataacccagtggaagaagagagagaaagaacatgaattttgtaaGGGGGGGGCGATTctaataaataagtatttttctttaaaaaagaaagagaaaatgtcctTGAGGGGCATCAAGGTATCTCAGTGGGCAGAAAACTAGACCTGGaagggagaacctgggttcaaatgtggccttcagatcttcttagatgtgtgaccctaggcaagtcacttaatcttaatttcctagcccttgccaatcttctgccttacaactgaTAGTAACAATTCTACAATAGAAGTttgggtctaaaaaaaaaagaaagaaagaaaagaaaatgttctcCTTGTAATTGTCTTACCTTAGAGATAATAATTGCtttaccttccttttcctcttcccttcaaccttctccttttttcttctcgaATATTTTATTGACCtccttaattttgaaaaataccaTCCTTTCCTTTTGATTGCTCATCACCTCCCAAATAGAACTCTCTCTTATAAGTAAAAACAGTTAGGCACCACAAATAATTCATTAATCATGTCTGAAAATGTCTTCCTTGTCCATCACCCCTCTGCCAAAAGCAGGACAGCCTGGTCTTCTTCAGATAGAACCATCTGATTTCTGGCTTCTTTTCATTCCAGATCTTTGGCATGATTTTCAGTATGATTCTGTGCTGTGCTATCCGGAGGAACCGAGAAATGGTCTAGAGTCTTTGCTTTCATCCCCTGAGCAGGAAAGTCTGCCCTCtagaattgttttgtttgtgtcttttgttttattttgtttgccaCTAACTTTAGTATTCATTCCGCATTTTTAAATGGACAAAGTTGTTCTATATTTGTTATCTTTTTAATGCCTTATTTGATATTGATATTTGTAGAtgagggttttttggtttttgcttttatGGTCAAAGAAATCCTGCAATGAAAGGTACTATATTTGCTAGACTCTAGTCAAAGATACTGTACATAATAAAGGACCATATGGGTCtttaaatagattaaaaatgtCTTATCTCAGATTTAATCAGGATGTAACTTATGTTGAAGACAATTTCATACATAATAAAGATTATGACAATAAGTTTGACTGAGTTGTTTAAATGGCCTCCTCCCCCTTGACCACTGAAAAGGAAATTGTGTTATTAGATGAAATTACCTACAATCcactttttttaatgctttattgATGGTTTTTGTAGTTCTACCCaggatttcttccttttcttcactcTTCCCCCACTCAGAAATGGAATGTTCTTGAGTTGTGTATAGAGTCAAATAATCCATATGTCTGATTAATCCTGCCTCTTGGCGCCTTCTCTGAGTCCTGATTCATAAAACAATCCCAGAATCTGAAGGAACCACAGTGGTCTAGTTTAACCAGaacctgaacaagaatcttctCTGCCCCATGCTCCACATATGGTCCTGCAGCCTTTATGTAAAAAATTCCTTCAGAGGGGAAGCCACTGTTTGCCAAGGGGGCCCATTCTCCTTTTGGATCACTCTCATTGTTTAGGAAGGCTTTCCTTTCATCAAACCTACATGTACTTCTGCAAATTTTGCCCATTGCTCCCAGTTCTATTCACTccaccaaaaggaaaaaatttaatctTTCCACATGATAGTCCTTTAATTCCATAAATAAAACTATCAAATCTCTATTACCTGGAGATTTAACCatttaacatcaattagcttttataaagaGATAGTTGCTTTGAAGAtatcaaaagaacaaaagtaaaacaacatccacacacacacacacacccaacatCTTAAGGGACACACCTTTATCTTAGGGATCCAGCACCTTAGTTTTACAAATGAGTGGattaaggctcagagaaatgaaataacttcATCTCAGTCTCTGAAAAGAGTGGATACACTCTTAGCACAATTTCCACATAACATTGGTCCCACCAAGTTTACATCCAAAGGTGGTATCACATCTAGATTCCTTACTCACCAAGGTATCAATGTTAAGCTGACTACAAAAAAACAATGAGTTACCCAGGTCTCCAGTCCTTTTACCTAGAAAAGAACAGATAAGAGTGCCAAAGAACCCAGGCTATGTTCCCAatgcctcctagaggagatgaCCCAGGGCATCTTCCCATATCTCTTTTGGGCACCA belongs to Gracilinanus agilis isolate LMUSP501 chromosome 5, AgileGrace, whole genome shotgun sequence and includes:
- the CD9 gene encoding CD9 antigen isoform X2: MPVKGGTKCIKYLLFGFNFIFWLAGIAVLAIGLWLRFDTQTKSIFDQEDNNNSSFYTGVYILIGAGALMMLVGFLGCCGAVQESQCMLGLFFAFLLVIFAIEIAAAIWGYSHKEEVIHEVQAFYKETYRKMKDQESPYKDTLKAIHQAVNCCGLTGAPDQFLSGTCPSKDALSMLTVKSCPQAIEEIFNSKFHIIGAVGIGIAVVMIFGMIFSMILCCAIRRNREMV
- the CD9 gene encoding CD9 antigen isoform X1, whose translation is MPVKGGTKCIKYLLFGFNFIFWLAGIAVLAIGLWLRFDTQTKSIFDQEDNNNSSFYTGVYILIGAGALMMLVGFLGCCGAVQESQCMLGLFFAFLLVIFAIEIAAAIWGYSHKEEVIHEVQAFYKETYRKMKDQESPYKDTLKAIHQALDCCGLTGAPDQFLSGTCPSKDALSMLTVKSCPQAIEEIFNSKFHIIGAVGIGIAVVMIFGMIFSMILCCAIRRNREMV